One Spiribacter halobius DNA segment encodes these proteins:
- a CDS encoding restriction endonuclease subunit S, which produces MTRTVSIGEIAQVRSGYTFRKATSESYASGLLGLQIRDVRDTTVVDPSRLSVIEWHSEGRPPVLEPGEVVFAAKGSYNRAAVFCDEKSQVVPSNQFLVLRVRNSGPISPEFLCWTLNYEDTQRRLAELQSGTSIFSINKKALRDFELSLPARQTQEKILRLNALWEKERRLSEALIENGETLVHGMFQRLLNGAEK; this is translated from the coding sequence ATGACACGAACCGTATCAATCGGAGAAATCGCTCAGGTGCGCAGCGGGTATACATTCCGCAAAGCCACATCGGAGTCGTATGCCAGCGGACTGCTAGGCCTCCAGATTCGTGATGTCCGGGACACCACCGTCGTCGATCCATCGCGTCTTTCCGTCATCGAGTGGCACAGTGAAGGTCGGCCGCCAGTGCTTGAACCGGGCGAAGTGGTGTTCGCGGCGAAGGGTAGCTACAACCGAGCCGCAGTATTTTGCGACGAGAAAAGCCAGGTCGTGCCGTCGAACCAGTTCCTCGTGCTTAGAGTTCGGAATAGCGGTCCTATCTCGCCGGAGTTCCTGTGCTGGACCTTGAACTACGAAGATACCCAGAGGCGGCTTGCCGAGCTTCAGTCGGGAACCAGCATCTTCTCCATCAACAAGAAGGCCCTTCGGGATTTCGAGTTGTCGCTGCCCGCCCGTCAGACACAGGAGAAGATCCTTCGACTGAACGCCCTGTGGGAAAAGGAGCGGCGGCTCTCGGAAGCACTTATTGAGAACGGAGAAACCTTGGTGCACGGCATGTTCCAGCGGTTACTGAACGGGGCAGAGAAGTGA